From a single Thermosinus carboxydivorans Nor1 genomic region:
- a CDS encoding OmpH family outer membrane protein: MFKDKKQVKFVAFAVAVVFLLGIAAVAVTQTTTGMAAAAGSSSNIGIVNYQMIVSQHPDMAKAQEAMQAEVNQAQKDFDSKAATMNDKEKQDYYMQLQQRLNLKQQELVGPVFDKVNAAIKAVADAKGLTVVLDKNQVIYGGQDITDEVMKKIGAAK, encoded by the coding sequence GTGTTCAAGGACAAAAAACAGGTAAAGTTCGTAGCGTTCGCCGTAGCTGTGGTGTTTCTTCTTGGCATTGCCGCCGTGGCGGTAACGCAGACAACCACCGGCATGGCCGCTGCCGCCGGCAGTTCTTCCAATATTGGGATTGTTAACTACCAGATGATTGTCTCGCAGCATCCTGACATGGCCAAAGCCCAAGAAGCCATGCAGGCAGAAGTTAATCAAGCCCAAAAAGATTTTGACAGCAAAGCGGCCACGATGAATGACAAGGAAAAACAGGACTACTATATGCAGCTTCAGCAGCGGTTAAATCTCAAGCAGCAGGAGCTGGTTGGTCCCGTGTTTGACAAAGTAAACGCCGCCATCAAAGCGGTCGCTGATGCCAAGGGCCTGACCGTGGTTCTGGACAAAAACCAGGTTATCTATGGCGGCCAGGACATCACCGACGAAGTCATGAAAAAAATCGGCGCAGCAAAATAA
- a CDS encoding OmpH family outer membrane protein: MNSKRKLILAAVLVFAVALLLGGCAGVGQQGVGVLDVNKVMAESPKVKQFQEQLNAKGKELSDQLEKDKASLSPEEFQKRQEAAYGEFLKTKQDLESQIDASIKQALDQVAKDKKLGIVLYKNGVAQGGIDITDEVIKKMQ, translated from the coding sequence ATGAACAGTAAACGCAAATTGATCCTGGCGGCCGTGCTCGTTTTTGCCGTCGCCTTACTTCTCGGCGGCTGCGCCGGCGTCGGTCAGCAGGGCGTTGGCGTATTGGACGTCAACAAAGTTATGGCCGAAAGTCCGAAAGTCAAGCAGTTTCAGGAACAGCTCAACGCCAAGGGCAAGGAACTTTCCGACCAGCTGGAGAAAGACAAGGCTTCTCTGAGCCCGGAGGAATTCCAAAAACGCCAGGAAGCAGCTTACGGCGAATTCCTCAAAACCAAGCAGGACCTCGAGAGCCAGATTGATGCTAGCATTAAGCAAGCCCTTGACCAGGTTGCCAAAGATAAAAAGCTCGGTATCGTACTGTACAAAAACGGGGTGGCCCAAGGCGGTATCGACATTACCGACGAAGTGATCAAGAAAATGCAGTAA
- the lpxD gene encoding UDP-3-O-(3-hydroxymyristoyl)glucosamine N-acyltransferase has product MEKTLAELAKLLQGEVLGDGAVTVTGVTSIDDAGPSDITFAVPPHLEKAANCRAAAVVIPATVDRFPKPAIRVDNPRAAFAQLLELFTPAPAVQRGVHPTAMIGQGVRLGENVAIMAYVVIDDGAAVGDNTVIYPHTYIGAGTQIGADTLIYPNVTIREHCRIGSRVIIHSGAVIGSDGFGFVTSGGRHKKVPQIGNVIIEDDVEIGANVAIDRATTGSTIVRAGTKIDNLVHLAHNVVIGENCFLVAQTGIAGSAKVGNNVTFAGQCGSAGHLTIGDNCVFAARTAVISDVPAGSFYAGFPARPHKEWLRGEAAIHKVPDLIKKVRDLERRLAALEEKDQAK; this is encoded by the coding sequence TTGGAAAAAACGTTGGCCGAACTGGCTAAGCTTTTGCAGGGCGAAGTGTTAGGCGACGGTGCGGTGACGGTTACCGGCGTTACCAGCATCGACGATGCCGGCCCAAGCGACATTACTTTTGCCGTGCCACCCCATTTGGAGAAAGCGGCGAACTGCCGCGCCGCTGCTGTTGTCATTCCGGCGACGGTCGACCGTTTTCCCAAACCTGCCATCCGTGTCGATAATCCCCGGGCGGCATTCGCCCAGCTGCTGGAACTGTTTACCCCGGCCCCGGCAGTACAGCGCGGCGTCCACCCGACGGCCATGATTGGCCAGGGCGTCCGCCTGGGCGAGAATGTGGCCATCATGGCCTATGTGGTCATTGACGACGGCGCCGCTGTCGGTGACAATACGGTAATATATCCCCATACCTATATCGGCGCCGGCACGCAGATTGGCGCCGATACTTTGATCTATCCCAATGTGACCATTCGTGAGCACTGCCGCATCGGCAGCCGGGTAATTATCCACAGCGGTGCAGTCATCGGCAGTGACGGCTTCGGTTTTGTCACCAGCGGCGGCCGGCATAAAAAGGTACCGCAGATTGGCAACGTAATCATAGAAGATGATGTCGAAATCGGAGCCAATGTGGCCATTGACCGGGCCACCACCGGCAGCACCATCGTCCGGGCCGGAACCAAGATCGATAATCTGGTACACCTGGCCCATAATGTAGTTATTGGCGAAAACTGTTTTCTGGTCGCACAGACCGGCATCGCCGGCAGCGCCAAAGTGGGGAATAACGTTACCTTTGCCGGCCAGTGCGGCAGTGCCGGCCACCTGACCATCGGCGACAACTGTGTGTTTGCCGCTCGCACCGCCGTTATCAGCGACGTCCCGGCCGGCTCGTTCTACGCCGGTTTCCCGGCCCGGCCTCATAAGGAGTGGCTGCGCGGCGAGGCAGCCATCCACAAAGTGCCTGACCTCATTAAAAAGGTGCGCGACCTTGAACGGCGGTTAGCCGCGTTAGAAGAAAAAGACCAAGCAAAGTAA
- a CDS encoding YjbH domain-containing protein: MKKTLLAAFCALMLGTASATAAPSVNGSTGLINTPSADVLHSGQFSLGYYNLEDGGVGVFNMNLAKNLEVGIAGFRYDSKADNTFLNAKLSLAPETVLTPGIAIGLEDISDERERTGYIVASKALPFGFRIHAGVGDGRYDGFFAGLEKTINPVSIITGNSTFPATTLIAEYDGKDMNYGARLSIVPGLKIDAGWRNHDAYIGISFTK, from the coding sequence ATGAAAAAGACTTTACTTGCCGCGTTTTGCGCATTAATGCTCGGTACGGCCAGCGCTACCGCCGCGCCGTCGGTCAACGGCTCAACCGGCCTCATTAACACCCCGAGCGCCGACGTGCTGCATTCCGGTCAGTTCAGCCTGGGCTACTACAATCTGGAAGACGGCGGCGTAGGTGTTTTCAATATGAATTTGGCCAAAAATTTGGAAGTAGGCATAGCCGGCTTCCGCTATGACAGCAAAGCTGACAACACCTTTCTCAACGCTAAACTCAGCTTAGCGCCGGAGACGGTACTTACGCCCGGCATCGCCATCGGTCTGGAAGACATCAGCGATGAGCGCGAGCGCACCGGCTATATCGTCGCCAGCAAGGCGTTGCCCTTTGGCTTCCGCATCCATGCCGGCGTGGGTGACGGTCGCTATGACGGTTTCTTTGCCGGCCTGGAAAAAACGATAAATCCGGTCAGCATCATCACCGGCAACAGCACCTTCCCGGCGACGACGCTGATTGCCGAATATGACGGCAAGGACATGAACTACGGCGCCCGCCTGTCCATTGTGCCCGGACTCAAAATCGACGCCGGCTGGCGCAACCACGACGCCTACATCGGCATCAGTTTCACGAAATAA
- a CDS encoding type III toxin-antitoxin system ToxN/AbiQ family toxin, with protein MSEILMCRIDIAYLNYLRQFDNRVSYNDSGTRMFVGILLEVNGQKYYAPLSSPKSKHAKISSQAVDIYKIDGGKLGVINLNNMVPVPDATIIVIDINQEPDEKYRVLLQNQLRQIRKDAARIKKKAQTLYHLIVQKKVPVLSKRCCDYALLEMQCAKYSQQLSAKSNGC; from the coding sequence ATGAGTGAGATACTGATGTGTCGGATTGACATTGCATATTTAAACTATCTGCGCCAGTTTGATAACAGAGTTAGTTACAACGATTCTGGTACACGCATGTTTGTGGGAATTTTGCTGGAAGTCAACGGCCAAAAATACTATGCTCCATTGTCGTCGCCAAAATCTAAACATGCTAAAATTAGCAGTCAGGCTGTCGATATTTATAAAATTGATGGAGGAAAGCTTGGTGTTATCAATCTTAATAACATGGTTCCCGTGCCAGATGCAACTATTATTGTGATAGACATTAATCAAGAACCTGATGAAAAGTATCGCGTTTTATTGCAAAACCAACTGCGCCAGATCAGAAAAGATGCCGCGCGGATCAAGAAAAAAGCACAGACGCTTTATCATCTTATAGTACAGAAGAAAGTACCGGTATTAAGTAAACGCTGTTGTGACTATGCATTGCTGGAAATGCAATGCGCTAAGTATAGTCAGCAGCTTTCCGCTAAAAGTAACGGTTGTTGA
- a CDS encoding amino acid ABC transporter ATP-binding protein, whose amino-acid sequence MLSIQNLYKQFGNLIAVNDLSLEVNKGETVVLMGPSGCGKSTTIRTINRLVEPDRGTIYFGGIDITALPPDELRAVRKRIGFVFQHFNLISRLTALENVMLGLVMSGVPREAAQEKAREALRKVGLENHQHHKPGEMSGGQQQRVGIARALAYEPELMLWDEPTASLDPILVREVLVVMEELARYRASTMLVVTHELSFALHVADRIVLMDKGRIVEEGPPAKVFANPESHIGQQYKQLIEYQLHTGAQTLAGKRIA is encoded by the coding sequence ATGCTATCCATTCAAAACCTGTATAAACAGTTCGGCAACTTGATTGCCGTCAACGATCTCAGTCTCGAGGTTAATAAAGGCGAAACGGTTGTGCTCATGGGGCCGTCAGGCTGCGGCAAGTCGACAACCATCCGCACCATCAACCGCCTGGTCGAGCCCGACCGGGGAACGATCTATTTCGGCGGCATTGACATTACCGCGCTGCCGCCTGATGAGCTGCGCGCCGTGCGTAAACGTATCGGCTTCGTCTTTCAGCACTTCAATCTCATCAGCCGGCTGACGGCGCTGGAAAACGTCATGCTGGGCTTGGTGATGAGCGGCGTACCGCGCGAGGCAGCACAGGAAAAAGCGCGGGAAGCGCTGCGCAAAGTCGGACTGGAAAACCATCAGCATCACAAGCCAGGCGAAATGTCCGGCGGCCAGCAGCAGCGGGTGGGCATCGCCCGGGCGCTGGCCTATGAGCCCGAGCTCATGCTGTGGGACGAACCGACGGCATCGCTCGACCCGATTTTGGTGCGGGAAGTGTTGGTAGTCATGGAGGAACTGGCGCGCTATCGCGCCAGCACCATGCTTGTCGTCACGCACGAACTCTCCTTCGCCCTGCATGTGGCCGACCGTATCGTCCTTATGGACAAAGGGCGGATTGTGGAGGAAGGCCCGCCAGCCAAGGTCTTTGCTAATCCCGAGTCGCACATCGGACAGCAGTACAAGCAGCTCATCGAGTACCAGCTGCATACCGGCGCCCAAACGCTGGCCGGCAAGCGCATTGCCTGA